One window of the Lodderomyces elongisporus chromosome 6, complete sequence genome contains the following:
- the BUB3 gene encoding mitotic spindle checkpoint protein Bub3 translates to MMSSDFIQLTSPKHLDIISDTKFSQDAQDNLLVSTWCNKLLLYNCKPFENYPHEKPTIDPVCTLDTAETPLCLLYPQFSSPIIGSLDGSVQELEFENMKLGTSFAQIVENDSHENGINNICSGGTTCSIIASSFNRNLQHLDSRQRKPIGVYPNKRKIHTMDSTDQYLILGLSDNVIEIYDLKNLHEPIETRDVGLRYQFKDIKTFPNQEGFAVATIDARVSIEYFNPSLDVQNSKRFIFKSHRHYDEMTGTDIVFPINSIAFDKKKDYMLLTGSSDGHVCLWDIEKRKRMKQFPRFEPRDQQGVVESVAKMDVSSNGKLLAVATSDDTFMRRRSLSEDMNSRHPSKIYVKQLG, encoded by the coding sequence ATGATGAGTTCAGACTTTATACAATTGACTTCGCCAAAACATCTAGATATTATCTCAGATACGAAATTCTCACAGGATGCGCAGGACAATCTACTAGTATCCACATGGTGTAACAAGTTACTTTTATACAATTGCAAACCGTTTGAAAACTATCCACACGAAAAGCCCACAATTGATCCCGTGTGTACGCTAGATACTGCAGAAACACCCTTGTGTCTACTTTATCCCCAATTTAGCTCGCCCATCATTGGTTCACTAGATGGTTCTGTTCAAGAGTtggaatttgaaaacatgAAACTTGGCACTAGCTTTGCTCAAATAGTCGAAAATGACTCGCATGAAAATGGTATCAACAATATCTGTCTGGGGGGCACAACCTGCTCTATAATAGCCAGCTCCTTTAACCGGAATTTGCAACATTTGGACTCAAGACAGCGCAAGCCCATTGGCGTTTATCCTAATAAACGCAAAATCCATACAATGGACTCTACCGATCaatatttgattttgggTCTCAGTGATAATGTCATTGAGATTTACGATCTCAAGAATTTGCATGAACCAATTGAAACTAGAGATGTAGGGTTACGATATCAGTTTAAGGATATCAAAACTTTCCCCAACCAAGAAGGGTTTGCAGTAGCCACTATCGATGCAAGGGTGTCTATTGAATATTTCAACCCTTCTTTGGATGTTCAAAACTCCAAGCgcttcattttcaagagCCATCGACATTACGATGAAATGACAGGTACGGATATTGTATTTCCTATAAACTCTATTGCATTtgacaagaaaaaagattatATGCTTTTAACAGGAAGTTCAGATGGAcatgtttgtttgtgggacattgaaaaaaggaagagaatGAAGCAATTCCCTCGATTTGAACCTAGAGACCAGCAAGGTGTAGTAGAAAGCGTTGCAAAAATGGACGTTAGTAGCAATGGGAAACTACTTGCAGTGGCTACCAGTGACGATACTTTTATGAGACGAAGAAGCCTTTCTGAGGACATGAATTCCCGACATCCAAGCAAAATTTATGTCAAACAATTAGGTTGA